A region from the Pseudomonas sp. KU26590 genome encodes:
- a CDS encoding anhydro-N-acetylmuramic acid kinase — protein sequence MTLYVGVMSGSSLDGLDFALVEQDDRPRLLGTYYIPMPDDLRAELLGLCASGPDELARAGIAEQKWVHLAAQGVLALLDQQKVSAGEIRAIGSHGQTIRHEPARGFTIQIGNPALLAELTGITVVSDFRKRDIAAGGQGAPLVPAFHEALFDDNKDYRAVLNVGGFSNLSLIEIDKPVSGFDSGPGNVLLDAWIQAQRGVSYDRDGAWGASGTVNDALLKSMLSDQFFQTKGPKSTGREVFNLGWVHHHLFQMPTLRPEDVQATLLEVTALSITESLQSAQAQTKELLVCGGGAHNKALMDRLAALLPATKVTSTAEFGVDPDWVEAMAFAWLAHCALESVPANRPSVTGARGLRVLGAIYPA from the coding sequence ATGACTTTATATGTAGGTGTAATGTCCGGAAGCAGTCTGGATGGACTCGACTTCGCGCTGGTAGAACAGGATGACCGACCACGTTTGCTCGGCACCTACTACATTCCCATGCCCGACGATCTTCGCGCCGAACTGCTGGGGCTCTGCGCCAGCGGCCCGGATGAGCTGGCACGTGCCGGCATCGCCGAGCAGAAATGGGTTCACCTCGCGGCTCAAGGCGTACTGGCCTTGCTGGATCAGCAGAAAGTCTCTGCCGGTGAAATCCGCGCAATCGGCAGTCATGGCCAGACAATCCGTCATGAACCGGCCCGAGGCTTTACCATTCAGATTGGCAACCCTGCCCTGCTCGCCGAGCTGACGGGCATCACCGTGGTCAGCGACTTCCGCAAGCGCGATATTGCTGCAGGTGGCCAGGGCGCACCGCTGGTTCCGGCATTTCACGAAGCGTTGTTCGACGATAACAAGGACTACCGCGCCGTGCTCAACGTCGGTGGTTTCAGCAACCTCAGCCTGATCGAGATCGACAAACCGGTTTCCGGCTTTGACTCGGGTCCAGGCAATGTACTGCTCGACGCCTGGATTCAGGCACAGCGCGGCGTGAGCTATGACCGCGATGGCGCATGGGGCGCGAGCGGAACAGTCAATGATGCGCTGCTCAAGTCAATGCTCAGTGATCAGTTCTTTCAGACAAAGGGTCCCAAGAGTACCGGCCGTGAGGTGTTCAACCTTGGCTGGGTTCACCACCATTTGTTCCAGATGCCAACGCTGAGGCCCGAAGATGTGCAGGCGACACTGCTGGAAGTCACCGCGCTGAGCATTACCGAGTCGCTGCAATCGGCACAGGCGCAGACCAAAGAACTGCTGGTCTGCGGCGGCGGCGCTCACAACAAGGCGTTAATGGATCGACTGGCGGCGCTGCTGCCGGCAACAAAGGTCACGAGCACGGCGGAATTCGGCGTTGATCCTGATTGGGTCGAAGCAATGGCGTTCGCCTGGCTTGCGCACTGTGCGCTGGAAAGCGTGCCCGCCAACCGTCCGAGCGTGACTGGGGCCAGAGGCTTGCGAGTTCTGGGCGCAATCTACCCGGCCTGA
- the argC gene encoding N-acetyl-gamma-glutamyl-phosphate reductase — protein sequence MVKVGIVGGTGYTGVELLRLLAQHPEAEVVAITSRSEAGLPVADMYPNLRGHYDGLAFSVPDVKVLGACDVVFFATPHGVAHALAGELLAAGTKVIDLSADFRLQDPVEWAKWYNQPHGAPELLDEAVYGLPEVNREHIKGARLIAVPGCYPTATQLGFLPLLEAGLADSSRLIADCKSGVSGAGRGASVGSLYSETSESFKAYAVKGHRHLPEISQGLRRAAGGDVGLTFVPHLTPMIRGIHATLYATVVDRSVDLQALFEKRYANEPFVDVMPAGSHPETRSVRGANVCRMAVHRPQDGDLVVVLSVIDNLVKGASGQAVQNMNIMFGLDERLGLSHAGMLP from the coding sequence GGCTGAAGTGGTTGCGATCACCTCGCGCTCCGAGGCAGGTCTGCCTGTCGCTGACATGTATCCAAACCTGCGCGGTCACTATGACGGCCTGGCGTTCAGCGTGCCGGACGTCAAAGTGCTCGGCGCCTGCGATGTGGTGTTCTTCGCCACGCCTCACGGTGTTGCACATGCGCTGGCGGGCGAGTTACTCGCCGCGGGCACCAAGGTTATCGACCTCTCCGCTGACTTCCGTCTGCAAGACCCGGTTGAGTGGGCAAAGTGGTACAACCAGCCCCACGGCGCGCCGGAATTGCTCGACGAAGCGGTCTACGGCCTGCCGGAAGTCAATCGCGAGCACATCAAGGGCGCACGCCTGATTGCGGTGCCGGGTTGCTATCCAACCGCGACCCAGTTGGGTTTTCTTCCGCTGCTCGAAGCGGGCCTGGCTGACTCCTCGCGCCTGATCGCCGACTGCAAATCGGGTGTCAGTGGTGCAGGTCGCGGCGCCAGTGTGGGCTCGCTGTATTCCGAAACCAGCGAGAGCTTCAAGGCCTACGCCGTGAAAGGGCATCGCCATCTTCCCGAAATCAGCCAAGGGCTGCGTCGTGCTGCAGGCGGCGATGTCGGGCTGACGTTCGTGCCGCACCTGACACCGATGATTCGTGGCATTCACGCCACGTTGTACGCAACCGTCGTCGACAGGTCGGTGGATTTGCAGGCGTTGTTCGAGAAACGCTATGCCAACGAGCCTTTCGTCGACGTAATGCCCGCAGGCAGCCATCCGGAAACACGCAGCGTGCGCGGAGCTAACGTATGCCGCATGGCGGTGCATCGTCCGCAGGATGGCGATCTGGTGGTGGTGCTATCGGTCATCGACAACCTGGTCAAAGGCGCTTCGGGCCAGGCTGTCCAGAACATGAACATCATGTTTGGCCTCGATGAACGACTGGGCCTGTCCCATGCGGGGATGTTGCCGTAG
- the erpA gene encoding iron-sulfur cluster insertion protein ErpA: MSVESFTPVALEFTHGAAHKVKTLVDEEGNDRLKLRVFVTGGGCSGFQYGFTFDEDVAEDDTIVEREGVSLVVDPMSFQYLAGAEVDYQEGLEGSRFVIKNPNASTTCGCGSSFSI, translated from the coding sequence ATGAGCGTTGAATCCTTTACCCCTGTGGCTTTGGAATTCACCCACGGTGCCGCGCACAAGGTGAAAACTCTGGTCGATGAAGAGGGCAATGATCGCCTGAAGCTCCGCGTCTTCGTGACCGGGGGCGGTTGTTCCGGTTTCCAGTACGGCTTCACCTTTGATGAAGACGTCGCCGAAGATGACACCATCGTCGAGCGCGAGGGCGTCAGCCTGGTGGTTGACCCCATGAGCTTCCAATACCTGGCAGGTGCCGAAGTGGATTATCAGGAGGGTCTGGAAGGCTCTCGCTTCGTGATCAAGAATCCTAACGCCTCGACTACCTGTGGCTGCGGCTCTTCCTTCTCGATCTGA